The following is a genomic window from Onthophagus taurus isolate NC chromosome 1, IU_Otau_3.0, whole genome shotgun sequence.
TCTACGCTTACTGTCAGGCTCAGACTGCGACACGCGCTAACCCCATCATACCTCCataaaattaaggaaaaaaatcCAAACTGTGAATGCGGAAATGAGGGAGACTTAAATcatatttgggtttagccatacatCTCTTAAGACAGCTTAAGactttagtgttagttctaacgCTACTGTTAGCtatagttttagttattatttagcattaaataaataataattataaataaaccatTACAATCTGTTCTTGCtgttttttttccttttgcGAATACTCCTCCCAACCAACAATACCCGCttgagaaattttaatttccgtAACCGATTCACTACAAGATTCTTGATTAAAATTCGACTTTCTTCGGATTAAACTATTTTGGTTAGTTGACATCGATATTTTTCTTTGCAATTTATCtaaattactatttattaAAGCTTTCCGCGGGGTAtcctaaaaaagaattattaaatctcaaaaagaaagaaaaaataataaactcaCATTGGAGTCTTCCtcagtttcatttttatttaaaacactactaaaattaatttcatcggTGGTTTCTTCTGGGGATGATTCAAAATTAGGTTGGCGGATTTTTTTGGGAGTTTCATCACCTTCGTGTAAAATTTTCTTCCATAATCTTCGTTTTAGTTCAGAAAAAGGCTAAAATGTAATTCgttataaagaattaaatttattgtaagtATACGTACGGTACTTAAAGGTTTTGGTTTAGCGTATGGAAGTGAATTGATCCATTGCAAACATTGTTTACGTAGTCTTGGAGATggatttgattttaaaaaatttccataTGGTGTTTCAGGGGTGTCAACTTCATTGTATAATTTAGGCAGTGCGGGAGTTGATGGggacaaatttattttaagatttccCTCAAATCGTTTAACGATGTCTTTAAGAGGAGTAATATCACTCCAAGCTTGTGGCGAATCTTCACGAATCTTATTAATtacatcttttttaattaaatttttttgtatattagtATCGACattctcttttaatttattagatgattttaattctaattttgaatCATTATTCGCTTCATTTTCAGATTCTGATGACACATCAGATTCTGATTCAACTTCAATTGGTTTTGGTGGCGCTTTAGAACTTCCAACTAAATAATTTCCTTCCCATTTTAATTTGCCACTTTTACAACAATCTAAAAGCCAATCTTTTGTAATAACGGGAAGTCCCCACTTAACAGCGGCTTCATATTTTTTCCCCTCAGCAATTGGGTTAATTAAATGCGTTGAAGGTAATATTTCGTTCCTATTAACTCTGCATAATTGTTCTTGATAAACAGCACCAAGTCTATCGACTAAATCCGCTAAGAAACTTCTTTCCGTGCCGGAATAAGATGAAATTGTAACTACTTTTCCGCGCAAGGGTCCGTTTTCGGAATTATCTTcggttatattttttaaaataaccggTTTATGATAATACTCGATTGAaacaatttccaaattttgattACAATCGGTTATAAAAAATTCCGTAACAATTTTAACATCCGTTGAGGCAAcatcacaaatttttttataattttttttcaaatttttatggaTAAAAGCGGGAACAACGATAAAATCGACGTTGTCTAAATTTAAACGAGCCAATTCATCATCATTATTAATCGATATCGTTTCACCTCCTTTTTCTTCAATAAAATTTCGAATCATACCCATTTGATCCTCATCGAACAACGCAACTACAACTTTGATTCGATTAAAAAACGATGGTTGTCCGGTTAAATCATCTTCAGTTTCCGAAATTGAAACATTTGATGGATTTCCTGCGATTAAAACTTTCCTCGATGATTCAGTTTTATCCGATTCTTTTAAAGTGGATGATTTATCATCGAtttgttttgaattaaaatcattGTTTTGAAGGAATTGAGCTATTGTATCTTCCtgatctaaaaaattaaattcgtgaataacaaaaataatcaaataattcaatttaacttGTTAAAGCTGGGTTTAAATACTGCTGAAGAATTTCGCTgtttatatcattaaaatcatcGGTTGGGTTAGTAATCGTTTCCTCTTTTTTATCATcggaatttgaaatttcttttgATAATCCACAtcttaataactttaaaccctacaatattaattaatttaattaaataaaaaaaaatgtcttaaCCCTTGTATGACCAAAACTGTTATATCataatatatcatatatcataaTAACCGATATATCATTAGCGGAAGAACTTCTCTCAatcaatttaacattaattgggACTGTTCGTAAAAATAGAAAGGATTtgccaaaaatattaattgaaataaaaaatcgagCTCTTTATTCATCCTGTTTCTTATTTATAAAGGAGATAACTCTAATTCGTATGTAACCAAACCAAAGAAATGtgtgatatttttattatctatttccCATGCACATGAAATAAGTAACTGCGAAATAAACTACAAACCAAACATTGTCTTGGAATATAACGATACAAAGAGTGGAGTTGATGTCTTGGACAAACTCATTCGAGAATATAGTTGTAGAACTACTAGAAGAACTGCTTCACattgtttatgaattatttggACATTGCGACATACAATGCGTTTGTAATTTGGAATAAAAAGTCCTGGTTGGGCTGGAAATGTTTCTACCAAAAGACGAAGGAAGATGTTCTTACAAGAACTAGGTATGTCACTTATCCAACTCAAAATAAATCGAAGAGCATCAAAATCATCATATTGAAAAAAGATGGAAAGGGAATACCAAATACACTCAGCGGCATAAAAAACACATCAACTAAATTGATGACCAGTTTCAAACtgcaataacttttttgaacGTATTGCTCGATTAGAataaggtttttttatttgaaagtttCTACCCTTTGCCAATATTTCTGTATGTGCCTTCCTCATTTTGGCGGTCTTCAATTTCAGCAATGGTGAATAACGCTAATGCTTGTTTTCTTCCTACACTTTGAAGCTTGCTGTGGGGTGTACcgacaaaagaaattaattttaaacgtaAGGAGCTTGTAATCTCGTCTATTCTGATCACTTCTGGTTTTTGTTCAAGTTTCTATTGTTGTTAACACTAAAGTTACAAGCTCTAAAATATAGCGCAGCTTGCTCGAACGCCATCAGAAATTAAAGCAAGCCATGGATTTTGATGAAAACATTTCAGTGACGTTTAGTGTTTTTAACGTCGTTGACTGTTGCTAGACAAGAAAAATGCCAAACAAAATGCCAAATTGTatgtcaaacttgacaaataggtaataaagttatttgatttttttagttattgtttactgtttgttttgaaaatgtccggaaaattttcaattagcGAACAAGTGGACATGTTGTTAGTGCTAGATTTCTGTGAAGGAAACTGCAGAAGGAGTGTTGAAGAATATCAGAGAAGATATCCTAATCGCGTGAAGAATATCGCAAAGTTCTGTACACCGACTTCTCTGATGTAACCTACTCCACCCGTATTATGTTCGAAAGGTATAGGGGTTGTTGCCGGAAGATTTACGTAAGCGAGTAACTTTCTGTCGATTTatttaacatcaaaatattcattttcagaAGAAAATTCTCTTTACCGACAGTAATCTCTGCCAGATTGGTTTGACGAGGTGCTATTGCAACTCAGACGGGAACACTGGTTCATGCATGATGGAGCACTACCTCATTTTAGTATTATTGCGAGGGATTTTTTGATTCGCCAGTATCCAAATAAATGGATAAGACGTGGAAATAATTGCCCACTAGTTTGGCCCCCGAGGTCACCAGAGAAGAACCTGTATATTCTTCATCGGTTACGTCATAAGTAGAATTGTGGCATCGCATTACGGAGAAATGTAATACCATAAGGAataatcatcaattattagAAAGAGTGGATTTCAATTTTGCACGAAGAATAAGTTTATGCTTGAGAGAAAATGGtggacattttcaaaaatttttataaattataagtgttttgccaaatttttgtttctattattgtttaagttgttttttattaaatcatatttgtttattatttatgttgttttacttgtgtttttaagtaaaattgataaagatttttaGTTGTTTGAGAGTTTATGTAAATGACAAGAAGAATGTTcagaattttcgatgatttaaAGTAACATTAACGAAATAAATGGCTATAATTTATGTGTCAAGTGgtatatcattagaatcgTTGAGAAAAGGCCTTTTTTATAAAGCAtggccaactatggtttccattagaaaaattacaaatttgtgtcatacctcaaaaattattgcttaaataaaaaaaacagttagactgctttattaaacatgtaataccctacaaatttttcctttacacatttttcctaaaatcaataatagcgGAGCCATAGGTATCTaacgatataacaaaaaaacagttttttcgagatatttagTTAGCCATgcattttatccaaaaaacaaaaagctcaTTAAATTGAGTTCATGAAACTGCAATTCTTTCCCTATTTAATTGTCTCTCTATCTCCGCTAGTTTTCAAGATCTTTATactaaacatggaaaaaaactcaccctgtataataataaatttgttgtgaAAAATCACATGCGTAGAACTAGTTCGGTAGGAAGATTAATGGAGAGTTTGAGTCAACTACATAGAGATGGCAGGGTGGCTGATAGTAGAGTAGCACTGATTATAAAGAGATATGAAACCTTGTTACCAAGAATGGTAGATATGCGACGTACTAATATGTTGGATATGTTCAGAGTAAATTTTGATGTGTATGTTCATGCCCCCAAAGTGAGAACTGATCTATTGTGCGCTAAACTAAGACAAACGTTGCCTGGGTTAGCTTTAATTATAAtgcttaaattaattttatgctTAATGATTGGGAGTTCAGGCGTCGTGGTCAGGTGCAAAGTTTATTCTCAGGGATGTTTCGGTGATCCCCGATCAGGCGTGTTCATTTCGGAGTATATGCGCTCGGTTTAGAGTTGTCTCATTCGAGAAAACTATCGGATCATGctaatatatttgtaattgaaTTGTTTGCTGTATGGTGGGCAATGGACTATGTAAAAACAAATAGGGTGTCACCTGTGGTGATATTCTCTGATTCGTTGAGCGTGATTCGTGCATTGGAGGTGACCATGGGAAGAAAGACGAAGGTACATTATCTGATGAATAGGGTCAAAGAACTTAGCTGACAGTGTACAgtagaaaatttaaagattgaGTTGGCTCGTTAGCAGATCGGGAATGAGATGGCGGATGGTCTGGCGGCGGAGGTGAATGGTCCATTGTATCAATAAGAAGTAGAATGTTTATTAAGTTGAGAAGGGAGGGTATTTTTCTTGCATATAAGAGTTTTAGAGTTTTGAGAAtgcttctttattttttctgtAGAGGACTGGAGGCTAGCTAATCTTGTGGTGACTGAAACCAGAGTTGGCTGGGCCATACAGTCCTTCTCATCATTTAAATCTGCCGGTCCTGATGGTATTCTACCTGCGCTACTACAGTGGTGTATGGCGGAATTACTATTACACCTACTAAGACTATACAAAGATTGCTTAGCATTTCGCTATGTTCCCGTATCTTGGAGAGAAGTAAAGGTAGTCTTCATCCCTAAACCTGGGAGGAGAGATTACACGGACTCAAAATCATATAGACCAATCAGTCTTTCCTCATTCGTCGGGAAGGCGCTTGAAAGGCTATGTGAAAGATATATTAGAGAAACGACACTGGAAGGTTTCCCCTGCACCCAAGCCAGCATGCATACACTCTGGGAAGATCAACAGAAACTGCCCTACAAGATATCGTAAGAGTTATCGACAGATCTTTGGACTATAAAGAGTCCACTCTCGGAGTATTTATAGATATCGAAGGAGCCTTTGACAGGACAGCTTTCCATACAATTAATAAAGCCCGAATAAAATCCGAATAATACAGAGATGGTCCTTTTCACAAGCAAAAGAATGCTGGGTACCCTTAGAGCGCCCTGGCTTTGCAAAGTTCCCTTGCGTTTTGCCAATGAAGTGAAATATCTGGGCATTAACCCTGGATAAAACGCTGACTTGGAGACCGCACATCGAAGGTAAGGTAAATAAGGCACGCATCGTGTTTGCTCAGTGCAGAAGGGCCGTTGGGACCTCCTGGGGTTTAACGCCCAAAATATCCCTGTGGATATACACTGCAGTGATACGTCCAATGATGACTTACGGCGCCGTAAACTGGTGGCCAagagttagaaataaaacgattGTTTTGCAACGTCTGGCTTGTCTTTACGTTACAGGCTCGATGATAACCACACCAACAGCAGCAATGGAGAATGTACCGTGCCTTCCTCCTCTCAATTATCCCGTTGAGGAGATGGTGATAGCAACAATGATCCGGCTGCAAGCGGCTAATGACAAATGACTATATAAATGTGGAAAATCGACTAGCCAGCTATGGGAGGAAGCATGTAACAAACAGCCACTCCTGAATGGCAGGATAGATACGATTCCAACGCGTTTTATCTTTGAACGACCGTATGAAATAAAGGTAGGAGAACAATTCAGGCCTGACGAAACTGTCCTCCAAGTATAGGTGGACGGATCTCGTAGGGAAACTGGCTCTGATGCTTCGGTTTATTCCGTCGAaccaacaataaaaatttctaaaccgCTGGGAATTTGGCCCACCGCGCTCCAAGCGGAGCTGGTGGTCATTTCTCTggccaaaaaaaattagtaataaaaaaattataatatattctgATTGCAGATAAGCCCCCCTCTTGCTCGGACGGTATCGCTGTTCATCCTCGTTGCTTGAGGACTGCCATAACAATCTTTGTGAGGCAGCCGCTAGCAATGAGATTACGATCTACTGGATAAAGGGTTATTCGGGAAATAAGCTACATGGTGGACAAACTGGCTAGGAAAGCTGCAGGCGATCGCCAGAACCATTCATTGCCCCCACAATAAGGTCTTTAATAGAGCTTCAAAAAGTGGAAACAAGTaagaagtttctaaactactgGCACAGGACACCAGGATGTCGCTAAGCCAAGGAGGCTCTGATGTACCCTGATCCTAAACGAACAGATTTATTCATGAGGCTGTCCAGGAAGAACCTACGTTTGGTCATAGGGCTAATCACTGGACACTGGTATCTACAGAAGCACTTACTGAACATGGGAATAAGTGACACCGACATCTGCAGAGGATGCGGTGAGGAGGAAGAATCAGGAGATATCCAGATTAGCATGAGTGGAATCAGGGCAGCACAACCAGGACAAATTCTAGCTTTTGCCTCCAAGATAATATGGCTGGAAGGACCCTAATACTGACCAAATGAGGGAAGTAAGTACAAGGGATCTGCTGAGGTCAAAGTGGTGCGGGCGGTTCACCCTGCCTTCCCGCGAATCCAGAATCCACCCTGTATCTAATACAATATCTAAATTTaatgcattaaaaaaacctaagaTGGTTCACCACGCATGGGTCTAAACTGACCCGTTATGGTCGTCCATGTTCGTTCAATTATTTTGGTCGTACAAGGATTAAATATCAACCATACTTTTTGTGAAATTGGTGAATCAGTAACATTAGGAGATGCACGCGTTTGTAAATTAACGACATATTCATCCTCATGGACCACGGATTGCGTTCGAATACATTCACACAACCACTCCAAACTAACAACAGGGGCGGAATGTTCTTTATACAAAGCGCGGGCGTCGTTTAATGTGGGATCACCAACAATTATATGAGTTATTCGATCCGATAATTGGTCGTATCTTGTCGCACCtcccaaatttaaaattctcgAAACTTTTTCGCGTTGATCCGGTGAAAACCCCGCTATGAAAACCTAAAAAAgatatgaattaattttaattacaataaatatgaaatgatTTACACAACACCCATCTAAAAATCTTCCAGCTTGTTTAACTGATTTGATATCAATTCCATCGATGATATCATTAACATCATTTAATGTAGaacttcttctttttcttgtttgaGAAAGTGatgaatttgaatttgacATAGATAAGTTTAC
Proteins encoded in this region:
- the LOC111429523 gene encoding DNA topoisomerase 2-binding protein 1-like isoform X1, which translates into the protein MFSNLRIIFIIPEEYDNETQCSEIMQSAFQACKGNSVNVEWIRDDNSLTEAELQKTEFIVFDKFEGSCYERIKDSKATRIVGAYCLLICLIDGRPVPNFSWPVFNMAMSDCVVCTSHITKSKRDCLKEKIQLMGGQFTEGLFEPNTHLITDNVKTEKYVKAAELGLKIMLPDWVDVVWEFSQTENVHCNDQRFKTYFCPPFNNLKITTTGFTNIEEREKLKTIITENGGTYSGQLHCDTTDILICNGPTTSDKYKVARKTNKIKCVSHDWLLDSVRNGYALKVEEYTIKKQTSTPTKNRENINPNFSVMSAINSITPYSSVLQETVNLSMSNSNSSLSQTRKRRSSTLNDVNDIIDGIDIKSVKQAGRFLDGCCVFIAGFSPDQREKVSRILNLGGATRYDQLSDRITHIIVGDPTLNDARALYKEHSAPVVSLEWLCECIRTQSVVHEDEYVVNLQTRASPNVTDSPISQKGLKLLRCGLSKEISNSDDKKEETITNPTDDFNDINSEILQQYLNPALTNQEDTIAQFLQNNDFNSKQIDDKSSTLKESDKTESSRKVLIAGNPSNVSISETEDDLTGQPSFFNRIKVVVALFDEDQMGMIRNFIEEKGGETISINNDDELARLNLDNVDFIVVPAFIHKNLKKNYKKICDVASTDVKIVTEFFITDCNQNLEIVSIEYYHKPVILKNITEDNSENGPLRGKVVTISSYSGTERSFLADLVDRLGAVYQEQLCRVNRNEILPSTHLINPIAEGKKYEAAVKWGLPVITKDWLLDCCKSGKLKWEGNYLVGSSKAPPKPIEVESESDVSSESENEANNDSKLELKSSNKLKENVDTNIQKNLIKKDVINKIREDSPQAWSDITPLKDIVKRFEGNLKINLSPSTPALPKLYNEVDTPETPYGNFLKSNPSPRLRKQCLQWINSLPYAKPKPLSTPFSELKRRLWKKILHEGDETPKKIRQPNFESSPEETTDEINFSSVLNKNETEEDSNDTPRKALINSNLDKLQRKISMSTNQNSLIRRKSNFNQESCSESVTEIKISQAGIVGWEEYSQKEKKQQEQIPTPVFILSTIENDLRNILIKQIEELGGKVSTLSFYDPDGTHLLAPKLQRTEKMLSCMAAGKWILHPSYIEACTKENRFLNCEAFEYGNPSANKDITVQFDKDKKLWMEPVHYWRVEVAKRGYGAFHDMRAIIFTAKRDAIVRIIEAGGGMVVNATPPFEDNIYATHCLIDPKIVHDFSSFIPLAKQGIFCVNITFISDFLYRNVRDDRDACLPELAKYYQD
- the LOC111429523 gene encoding DNA topoisomerase 2-binding protein 1-like isoform X2; translated protein: MFSNLRIIFIIPEEYDNETQCSEIMQSAFQACKGNSVNVEWIRDDNSLTEAELQKTEFIVFDKFEGSCYERIKDSKATIVGAYCLLICLIDGRPVPNFSWPVFNMAMSDCVVCTSHITKSKRDCLKEKIQLMGGQFTEGLFEPNTHLITDNVKTEKYVKAAELGLKIMLPDWVDVVWEFSQTENVHCNDQRFKTYFCPPFNNLKITTTGFTNIEEREKLKTIITENGGTYSGQLHCDTTDILICNGPTTSDKYKVARKTNKIKCVSHDWLLDSVRNGYALKVEEYTIKKQTSTPTKNRENINPNFSVMSAINSITPYSSVLQETVNLSMSNSNSSLSQTRKRRSSTLNDVNDIIDGIDIKSVKQAGRFLDGCCVFIAGFSPDQREKVSRILNLGGATRYDQLSDRITHIIVGDPTLNDARALYKEHSAPVVSLEWLCECIRTQSVVHEDEYVVNLQTRASPNVTDSPISQKGLKLLRCGLSKEISNSDDKKEETITNPTDDFNDINSEILQQYLNPALTNQEDTIAQFLQNNDFNSKQIDDKSSTLKESDKTESSRKVLIAGNPSNVSISETEDDLTGQPSFFNRIKVVVALFDEDQMGMIRNFIEEKGGETISINNDDELARLNLDNVDFIVVPAFIHKNLKKNYKKICDVASTDVKIVTEFFITDCNQNLEIVSIEYYHKPVILKNITEDNSENGPLRGKVVTISSYSGTERSFLADLVDRLGAVYQEQLCRVNRNEILPSTHLINPIAEGKKYEAAVKWGLPVITKDWLLDCCKSGKLKWEGNYLVGSSKAPPKPIEVESESDVSSESENEANNDSKLELKSSNKLKENVDTNIQKNLIKKDVINKIREDSPQAWSDITPLKDIVKRFEGNLKINLSPSTPALPKLYNEVDTPETPYGNFLKSNPSPRLRKQCLQWINSLPYAKPKPLSTPFSELKRRLWKKILHEGDETPKKIRQPNFESSPEETTDEINFSSVLNKNETEEDSNDTPRKALINSNLDKLQRKISMSTNQNSLIRRKSNFNQESCSESVTEIKISQAGIVGWEEYSQKEKKQQEQIPTPVFILSTIENDLRNILIKQIEELGGKVSTLSFYDPDGTHLLAPKLQRTEKMLSCMAAGKWILHPSYIEACTKENRFLNCEAFEYGNPSANKDITVQFDKDKKLWMEPVHYWRVEVAKRGYGAFHDMRAIIFTAKRDAIVRIIEAGGGMVVNATPPFEDNIYATHCLIDPKIVHDFSSFIPLAKQGIFCVNITFISDFLYRNVRDDRDACLPELAKYYQD